A stretch of the Azorhizobium caulinodans ORS 571 genome encodes the following:
- a CDS encoding xanthine dehydrogenase family protein molybdopterin-binding subunit — MKFGVGQPHTRVEDAALLSGAGRYVGDAAARAQAYAAFVVRSPHAHARFSFPDLGAARVLPGVKLVLTAEDIAEFGSMPVAATITVTGEDRLWIPPHPALADGIARHVGDPVAVIVAETLDMARDAAEAMEIDWESLPAVAELAAAAEDEAPLVWTERPGNIAFTSEFGDAAAADTAFAGAAHVARLRLVNNRIVTNYMETRGVLAEVEETGRIRLTLGSQGSHLLRNAIADKVLKWDREDLRVVTPDVGGGFGTKMFPFSEYPLIAFAARVLGHAVAWIGDRSEHFLADSQGRDNITDVALALDADGHFIGLEVDTIANMGAYLSYYGPFVPWGGASMLPGVYRIGAFHARVRGVYSHSAPVDAYRGAGRPEAAYVIERIVDAAARETGIPPEELRRRNFIHPEEMPFRTKTGRLYDSGEFDGHMTRALEVADHAGFSERAERSAAAGKMRGFGFACYIEACGGGTAEPAFLTLGTDGGVTVKIGSQSSGQGHQTAYAQLVASELQLPLEQVRVLQGDTDDLPAGSGTGGSRSIPIGGAAVKGAARHMAEKLKSLGAEALEADAADLEFLDGALVVAGTDRRLTLAELANHPAATAEHLSATDAFSASEATYPNGTHACEVEIDPDTGSVEILRYVVVDDFGVTLNPLLLAGQVHGGIVQGVGQALHERTVYDEDGQLLTASFMDYALPRAADLPDIHFETRNVPCRTNPLGVKGAGEAGAIGSCPAVMNAVVDALARGCGVTHIDMPATPLAVFDAITSVQPAT; from the coding sequence CTACGCCGCTTTCGTGGTCCGCTCCCCCCACGCCCATGCGCGTTTCTCCTTCCCCGATCTCGGGGCGGCGCGCGTGCTGCCGGGGGTGAAGCTCGTCCTGACCGCCGAGGACATTGCCGAGTTCGGCTCCATGCCCGTGGCGGCCACCATCACCGTCACCGGTGAGGACCGGCTCTGGATCCCGCCCCATCCGGCGCTGGCGGACGGCATTGCCCGCCACGTGGGCGATCCGGTCGCTGTCATCGTGGCCGAGACGCTGGACATGGCGCGGGATGCGGCCGAGGCGATGGAGATCGACTGGGAGTCGCTTCCCGCCGTCGCCGAGCTTGCCGCAGCCGCCGAGGACGAGGCACCGCTTGTCTGGACGGAGCGGCCCGGCAACATCGCCTTCACTTCGGAATTCGGAGACGCGGCGGCCGCCGACACCGCCTTCGCCGGCGCGGCGCATGTGGCGCGGCTGCGGCTCGTCAACAATCGCATCGTCACCAATTACATGGAGACGCGGGGCGTCTTGGCGGAGGTGGAGGAGACGGGACGCATCCGTCTCACCCTCGGCAGCCAGGGCAGCCACCTGCTGCGCAATGCCATCGCCGACAAGGTGCTGAAGTGGGACCGCGAGGACCTGCGCGTGGTCACGCCGGACGTTGGCGGTGGCTTCGGCACCAAGATGTTCCCCTTCAGCGAATATCCGCTCATCGCCTTTGCCGCCCGCGTTCTGGGCCATGCGGTGGCGTGGATCGGCGACCGCAGCGAGCATTTCCTCGCCGACAGCCAGGGCCGCGACAACATCACCGACGTGGCGCTGGCGCTCGACGCCGATGGCCACTTCATCGGCCTTGAGGTCGATACGATTGCCAATATGGGCGCCTACCTCTCCTATTACGGCCCGTTCGTGCCGTGGGGCGGCGCCTCCATGCTGCCCGGCGTCTATCGCATCGGCGCCTTCCATGCGCGGGTGCGCGGCGTCTATTCCCATTCGGCCCCGGTGGATGCCTATCGCGGGGCGGGCCGTCCCGAGGCGGCCTATGTGATCGAGCGCATCGTGGATGCGGCCGCGCGCGAGACGGGCATCCCGCCCGAGGAACTGCGCCGGCGCAACTTCATCCACCCCGAGGAGATGCCGTTCCGCACGAAGACGGGGCGGCTCTATGACAGCGGCGAGTTCGATGGCCACATGACCCGTGCGCTGGAAGTGGCCGACCATGCCGGCTTTTCGGAACGGGCGGAACGCTCGGCGGCGGCCGGCAAGATGCGCGGCTTCGGCTTTGCCTGCTACATTGAGGCCTGCGGCGGGGGCACGGCCGAGCCGGCCTTCCTCACGCTCGGCACGGATGGCGGCGTTACCGTGAAGATCGGCAGCCAGTCGAGCGGGCAGGGCCATCAGACGGCCTATGCCCAGCTCGTCGCCTCCGAGCTGCAACTGCCGCTCGAACAGGTACGGGTGCTCCAGGGCGACACCGACGATCTGCCGGCCGGTTCCGGCACAGGCGGCTCGCGCTCCATCCCCATCGGCGGCGCGGCCGTGAAGGGCGCGGCGCGGCACATGGCCGAGAAGCTCAAATCCCTCGGGGCCGAGGCGCTGGAGGCGGATGCGGCGGACCTCGAATTCCTTGATGGCGCCCTCGTGGTGGCAGGCACCGACCGGCGCCTGACGCTGGCCGAACTCGCCAACCATCCGGCGGCGACCGCCGAACATCTGTCGGCGACCGACGCCTTCTCGGCCTCCGAGGCCACCTATCCCAACGGCACCCATGCCTGCGAGGTGGAGATCGATCCCGACACCGGCTCCGTCGAGATCCTGCGCTATGTGGTGGTGGACGATTTCGGCGTGACGCTGAACCCGCTGCTGCTGGCCGGACAGGTGCACGGCGGCATCGTGCAGGGGGTGGGGCAGGCGTTGCACGAACGCACCGTCTATGACGAGGACGGCCAGCTCCTCACCGCCAGCTTCATGGACTATGCCTTGCCGCGCGCAGCGGACCTGCCGGACATCCATTTCGAGACCCGCAACGTGCCCTGCCGCACCAATCCGCTGGGTGTGAAGGGCGCGGGCGAGGCGGGCGCCATCGGCTCGTGCCCGGCAGTCATGAACGCAGTGGTGGACGCGCTGGCGCGGGGCTGCGGCGTGACGCACATCGACATGCCGGCGACGCCGCTTGCGGTGTTCGACGCCATTACGAGCGTACAGCCGGCAACCTGA
- a CDS encoding c-type cytochrome, which yields MRIAVLAALLVPLAATVVVAQTDPIAQRKAVMKEIGEQTKAAGAIVKGEAPYDAAKAAAIFKTYSEGADKFGALFPAGSDKGDTKAAPAIWSDRAGFDAALAKFKAAVAANIDKVGTADGFKTAMAAVGPECRACHQSYQQR from the coding sequence ATGCGCATTGCGGTGCTTGCCGCCCTTCTCGTCCCCCTCGCCGCGACGGTGGTTGTCGCCCAGACCGATCCGATCGCCCAGCGCAAGGCCGTCATGAAGGAGATCGGCGAACAGACCAAGGCCGCCGGTGCCATCGTGAAGGGCGAGGCGCCCTACGATGCGGCCAAGGCCGCCGCCATCTTCAAGACCTATTCGGAAGGCGCGGACAAGTTCGGCGCGCTGTTCCCCGCGGGCTCCGACAAGGGCGACACCAAGGCCGCTCCGGCCATCTGGTCCGACCGCGCCGGGTTCGACGCCGCGCTCGCCAAGTTCAAGGCGGCGGTGGCGGCCAATATCGACAAGGTCGGCACCGCCGACGGCTTCAAGACCGCCATGGCGGCCGTCGGCCCCGAGTGCCGCGCCTGCCACCAGAGCTACCAGCAGCGCTGA
- a CDS encoding cytochrome b/b6 domain-containing protein has translation MSSTPLRKVTVWDAPTRLFHWSLVLLIAAAYLTAEFGLIDWHFRAGYAIIALLLFRLAWGFVGSDTARFSRFLQNPLKAIQHLAHFTRREPDTEIGHNAAGGWMVLVLLALLLIQVGTGLFSNDQVFSEGPLAKYVGSAMSDRLTGLHELNFNLILIAVILHVLAVMAYALVKRHDLVRPMVTGWKRLPESMPAPRMANAGLAVVLFAVAAGIAWFISTLG, from the coding sequence ATGTCGAGCACGCCGCTGCGCAAGGTCACGGTCTGGGACGCGCCCACGCGCCTGTTCCACTGGTCGCTGGTCCTGCTGATCGCCGCCGCCTATCTGACGGCCGAGTTCGGCCTGATCGACTGGCACTTCCGCGCCGGCTACGCGATCATCGCTTTGCTGCTGTTCCGTCTGGCCTGGGGATTCGTGGGCAGCGACACGGCGCGCTTCTCGCGCTTCCTCCAGAACCCGCTGAAGGCCATCCAGCACCTCGCCCACTTCACCCGCCGCGAGCCGGACACCGAGATCGGCCACAACGCCGCCGGCGGCTGGATGGTGCTGGTCCTGCTGGCGCTGCTGCTCATCCAGGTGGGCACGGGCCTGTTCTCGAACGATCAGGTCTTCTCGGAAGGCCCGCTCGCCAAATATGTGGGCTCCGCCATGAGCGACCGTCTCACGGGCCTACACGAGCTCAATTTCAACCTGATCCTGATCGCGGTGATCCTGCACGTCCTGGCCGTGATGGCCTATGCGCTGGTGAAGCGCCACGATCTGGTCCGGCCCATGGTGACGGGCTGGAAGCGCCTGCCGGAGAGCATGCCCGCGCCGCGCATGGCCAATGCCGGGCTCGCGGTCGTCCTGTTCGCGGTGGCGGCGGGCATCGCCTGGTTCATCTCGACCCTCGGCTGA
- a CDS encoding universal stress protein translates to MLYNLKNIFTALCCSTEETETSSALAYALSLAQEAGARLTVQASAQKLSLPHTRVSSTIGGLVAAENERLAQLAGKLADDARAAAELGGVAVRTEVPLLPHLELVERFVAEARVHDLTVVDAESSALSPDRALIEAALFQSGRPLLIVPEGHPVFRGRRILVAWDGSARVARAVNEALPLLRAAAMVEVLSIIGEKDLSKAVPGAGIAPHLSAHGVTFELKEIAAPDGDAGEALRLHAVASGADLIVMGAYAHSWLRQITFGGVTQSLLRAAPLPLFLSY, encoded by the coding sequence ATGCTCTACAATCTCAAGAACATTTTCACCGCCCTGTGCTGCTCCACCGAGGAGACGGAAACCTCCAGCGCGCTGGCCTATGCCCTGTCGCTGGCGCAGGAGGCGGGCGCGCGGCTGACCGTCCAGGCGTCGGCGCAGAAGCTGTCGCTCCCTCACACCCGCGTCAGTTCCACCATCGGCGGCCTCGTGGCGGCGGAGAACGAGCGTCTGGCGCAACTCGCCGGAAAGCTCGCGGACGATGCCCGCGCCGCCGCTGAGCTCGGCGGCGTGGCGGTGCGCACCGAAGTGCCCCTGCTGCCGCACCTCGAACTGGTGGAGCGCTTCGTGGCCGAGGCCCGTGTCCATGACCTGACCGTCGTGGATGCGGAGAGCAGCGCCCTGTCGCCGGACCGCGCCCTCATCGAGGCGGCGCTGTTCCAGTCCGGCCGCCCGCTGCTGATCGTGCCGGAGGGCCACCCCGTGTTCCGCGGCCGCCGTATCCTCGTGGCCTGGGATGGCAGCGCGCGGGTGGCGCGGGCGGTCAACGAGGCCTTGCCGCTGCTGCGGGCCGCCGCCATGGTGGAGGTCCTCTCCATCATCGGCGAGAAGGATCTGTCCAAGGCCGTCCCCGGCGCGGGCATCGCCCCCCACCTCTCCGCCCATGGCGTCACCTTCGAACTGAAGGAGATCGCTGCGCCGGATGGCGATGCGGGCGAGGCGTTGCGCCTGCACGCGGTGGCGAGTGGCGCCGATCTGATCGTGATGGGCGCCTATGCCCATTCCTGGCTGCGGCAGATCACTTTCGGAGGCGTCACGCAGTCGCTGCTGCGCGCCGCCCCGCTGCCGCTGTTCCTGTCCTACTGA
- a CDS encoding cation-translocating P-type ATPase — MPLATRSPAASVPQPPPAATPPTGLSAEEARQRLVRHGPNALQQSRTRSFAAIIGGTLREPLFLLLLLAAGLYLLLGDIGEGLLLSAGALVSIGLVVLQEARSERALTALRALAEPVARVLRDGDHLRIPAREIVPGDLLLIGEGDRVPADGAVVAGDALTVDESALTGESVPVIKRVAPDGMAEALSRVPGGEDSCAIFAGTLNVRGQGVVQVVRTGADTRLGRIGASLATIETAATPLQQTMSRLIGKLGLLAIGFCGLVTLVYGLLRHDWIEGALAGITLSIALVPEEFPMVLAIFLALGAFRLARQKVLVRRSAVIETLGAATILCTDKTGTLTENRMALVAAQVAGRTVPVAPAGPPASAAGDLLRLARLASAPQPVDPMDRAVHAAVPAPESETLALLSTFPLQPDRLAFLQLWHLPDGLLFAAKGAPEAIARLCGLTPGEHADLDRDVSGLAAQGLRVLAVASRAAQDASEAPEDRPFAFGGLIAFADPVRPDVPGAIAEARRAGISVVMITGDYPTTALAIARQAGIESAAGVLTGPELAALPQDALPQRVQGVHVFARIMPEQKLAIIEALKAGGAVVAMTGDGVNDAPALEAAHIGIAMGQRGTDVAREAADLVLLDDRFVSILSGIRLGRRIFANLRKALTYVTAIHIPIAGLALLPVLLGLPPLLYPVHVVLLELVVDPLSALVFESEPSERHAMERPPRPASETLFGLRQIAFGCLQGGVLLAAVLGLYLWSSYAGHPEREARTLAFCALLLGNLVLAFAESAEADTAFFDLRRAAFWIIGTVAAGVLAAILLVPTLTDIFRLVRPTAGQCLLVLAVAALAGGWTGIVRRLGPAPQ, encoded by the coding sequence ATGCCGCTCGCCACCCGTTCTCCCGCTGCCTCCGTGCCGCAGCCTCCCCCCGCCGCCACTCCGCCGACCGGACTGTCCGCCGAGGAGGCGCGCCAGCGTCTCGTGCGCCACGGGCCGAATGCGCTCCAGCAGAGCCGGACGCGTTCCTTCGCCGCTATCATCGGCGGAACCCTGCGCGAGCCGCTCTTCCTGCTGCTGCTGCTCGCCGCGGGGCTTTATCTCCTCCTCGGCGACATCGGCGAGGGCCTGCTTCTCAGCGCCGGTGCGCTGGTCTCCATCGGCCTCGTGGTCCTCCAGGAAGCCCGCAGCGAACGCGCCCTCACTGCGCTCCGGGCGCTGGCCGAGCCGGTGGCACGCGTCCTCCGCGACGGCGACCACCTGCGGATCCCGGCCCGCGAGATCGTGCCCGGAGACCTTCTGCTGATCGGCGAAGGCGACCGCGTGCCGGCCGACGGGGCCGTGGTGGCTGGCGATGCCCTCACCGTGGACGAATCCGCCCTCACGGGGGAATCCGTGCCCGTCATAAAGCGTGTCGCCCCAGACGGCATGGCCGAGGCGCTCAGCCGCGTGCCGGGCGGCGAGGACAGTTGCGCCATCTTCGCCGGCACCCTCAACGTCCGCGGACAGGGCGTGGTGCAGGTGGTGCGCACCGGAGCAGACACCCGTCTCGGGCGCATCGGCGCCTCCCTCGCCACCATCGAGACCGCAGCCACGCCGCTCCAGCAGACCATGAGCCGCCTCATCGGCAAGCTCGGCCTCCTCGCCATCGGCTTCTGTGGTCTCGTCACGCTGGTCTACGGCCTGCTGCGGCACGACTGGATCGAGGGTGCGCTTGCCGGCATCACGCTCTCCATCGCGCTGGTTCCCGAGGAATTCCCGATGGTGCTCGCCATCTTCCTCGCGCTCGGGGCCTTCCGGCTGGCCCGGCAGAAGGTGCTGGTGCGGCGGAGCGCGGTCATCGAGACGCTGGGGGCCGCAACCATCCTGTGCACCGACAAGACCGGGACGCTGACGGAGAACCGCATGGCGCTCGTCGCGGCGCAGGTCGCCGGGCGAACGGTCCCGGTCGCGCCCGCAGGCCCGCCTGCCAGCGCGGCGGGCGATCTGCTGCGCCTTGCACGCCTTGCCAGCGCCCCCCAGCCCGTCGATCCCATGGACCGCGCTGTGCATGCGGCGGTGCCGGCGCCGGAAAGCGAGACGCTGGCGCTCCTGTCCACCTTTCCCTTGCAGCCTGACCGTCTCGCTTTCCTCCAGCTCTGGCATCTGCCGGACGGGCTCCTGTTCGCCGCCAAGGGCGCGCCGGAGGCGATCGCACGTCTGTGCGGGCTCACCCCGGGCGAGCACGCCGATCTCGACCGCGACGTCTCCGGCCTGGCGGCGCAGGGGCTGCGGGTGCTGGCGGTGGCGAGCCGGGCGGCACAGGACGCTTCGGAGGCGCCCGAGGACCGGCCCTTCGCCTTTGGCGGCCTGATCGCCTTCGCGGATCCGGTGCGTCCGGATGTTCCCGGCGCCATTGCGGAGGCCCGCCGCGCCGGCATCTCGGTGGTGATGATCACCGGCGATTATCCCACAACCGCGCTCGCCATTGCCCGGCAGGCCGGGATCGAAAGTGCGGCAGGCGTCCTGACCGGCCCTGAACTTGCCGCGCTCCCGCAAGACGCCCTCCCGCAGCGGGTGCAGGGCGTGCACGTGTTCGCCCGCATCATGCCCGAACAGAAGCTCGCCATCATCGAAGCATTGAAGGCCGGTGGGGCGGTGGTGGCGATGACCGGAGACGGGGTCAACGATGCGCCCGCATTGGAGGCCGCCCATATCGGCATCGCCATGGGCCAGCGCGGCACCGATGTCGCGCGCGAGGCGGCGGACCTCGTGCTGCTGGACGATCGCTTCGTCTCGATCCTGTCCGGGATCCGGCTCGGGCGGCGCATCTTCGCCAACCTGCGCAAGGCGCTCACTTACGTAACCGCCATCCACATCCCTATCGCCGGCCTCGCCCTGCTGCCGGTGCTGCTGGGGCTGCCGCCCCTGCTCTATCCGGTGCATGTGGTGCTGCTGGAACTGGTGGTGGACCCGCTCTCGGCCCTCGTCTTCGAAAGCGAGCCCAGCGAGCGACACGCCATGGAACGCCCGCCGCGTCCCGCCTCAGAAACGCTGTTCGGCCTGCGGCAGATCGCCTTCGGCTGTCTTCAGGGCGGGGTGCTGCTGGCGGCGGTGCTGGGACTTTATCTGTGGTCGTCCTACGCCGGCCACCCGGAACGCGAAGCCCGCACCCTCGCCTTCTGCGCGCTGCTGCTGGGAAATCTCGTGCTCGCCTTCGCCGAATCGGCGGAGGCCGACACCGCATTCTTCGATCTTCGGCGGGCCGCGTTCTGGATCATCGGCACCGTGGCGGCCGGCGTCCTCGCGGCGATCCTGCTGGTCCCCACGCTGACGGACATCTTCCGCCTCGTGCGGCCGACGGCCGGCCAGTGCCTGCTGGTGCTTGCCGTTGCGGCGCTCGCAGGCGGCTGGACGGGCATCGTCCGCCGCCTGGGGCCGGCTCCTCAGTAG
- a CDS encoding Lrp/AsnC ligand binding domain-containing protein encodes MTPFFVQIKCQLGKSYEVANALADAEIASEIYSTAGDFDLLVKFYVPDATDIGHFVNEKVQKLPGIQDTRTIITFKAF; translated from the coding sequence GTGACCCCTTTCTTCGTTCAGATCAAGTGCCAGCTCGGCAAGTCCTATGAAGTGGCGAACGCCCTCGCCGATGCCGAGATCGCCTCGGAGATCTATTCCACCGCCGGGGATTTCGACCTGCTGGTGAAGTTCTACGTGCCCGACGCCACCGACATCGGGCACTTCGTGAACGAGAAGGTGCAGAAGCTGCCGGGCATCCAGGACACCCGCACCATCATCACCTTCAAGGCGTTCTGA
- the thiD gene encoding bifunctional hydroxymethylpyrimidine kinase/phosphomethylpyrimidine kinase: MSQKSPPIAVTIAGSDSSGGAGIQADLKTFSALGVYGASVITALTAQNTLGVTAIHDAPPDFITAQMDAVFSDLKVAAVKIGMLSRPATIAAVADALERLGARNIVLDPVMVAASGARLLEDAAIATLKARLLPLADVVTPNLPEAAALLDVPVAADEAAMRAQGEALLALGAKAVLMKGGHGEGAESVDLLVTRDAVLRLPAPRHATRNTHGTGCTLSSAIASGLARGLTLAEAVRAAKTYITGAIAAADQLEVGQGHGPVHHFHALWGQAGL; encoded by the coding sequence ATGAGCCAGAAGTCTCCCCCCATCGCCGTGACCATCGCCGGCTCGGATTCCAGCGGCGGCGCCGGCATCCAGGCGGACCTCAAGACCTTCTCCGCCCTCGGCGTCTATGGGGCGAGCGTCATCACCGCGCTGACCGCGCAGAATACGCTCGGTGTCACCGCCATCCACGACGCGCCGCCCGATTTCATCACCGCCCAGATGGACGCCGTCTTCTCCGACCTGAAGGTCGCGGCGGTGAAGATCGGCATGCTCTCGCGCCCCGCCACCATCGCGGCGGTGGCGGACGCGCTTGAACGGCTCGGGGCGCGCAACATCGTGCTCGATCCGGTGATGGTCGCCGCCTCCGGTGCCCGCCTGCTGGAAGACGCGGCCATCGCCACCCTCAAGGCGCGCCTGCTGCCGCTCGCCGACGTGGTGACCCCCAATCTGCCGGAAGCGGCCGCTCTGCTGGACGTGCCGGTCGCAGCGGACGAGGCCGCCATGCGGGCGCAGGGCGAGGCTCTGCTGGCGCTGGGCGCCAAGGCGGTGCTCATGAAGGGCGGCCATGGCGAGGGCGCGGAAAGCGTCGATCTTCTGGTGACGCGCGACGCCGTTCTGCGCCTGCCGGCGCCGCGCCACGCCACGCGCAACACCCATGGCACCGGCTGCACCCTCTCCTCGGCCATTGCCTCGGGCCTCGCGCGCGGGCTGACGCTCGCCGAGGCCGTGCGGGCGGCCAAGACCTATATCACCGGTGCCATTGCCGCCGCCGATCAACTGGAGGTGGGGCAGGGGCATGGTCCCGTCCACCACTTCCATGCCCTGTGGGGGCAGGCGGGGCTCTGA
- a CDS encoding helix-turn-helix domain-containing protein, which translates to MAQREKPPERGSGLEPGAHAITGQLGKTIQRLRKAYNLSLSDLAEQSGVAKSIISQIERNETNPTLATVWRLSQALDVTVERVLASSDEAPFVEKLTRADTPMLQSEDGLCRLAIIGWIKTVEWLQYYDFHAEPGGVLDSEGHQLGSIECLSVLEGELEVEVGGVIETAKAGETLRYRCDRQHVIRNVGGGHAHALMVCLLKAAVLD; encoded by the coding sequence ATGGCGCAGCGCGAGAAACCCCCGGAGCGGGGCAGCGGATTGGAACCGGGCGCCCATGCGATCACGGGCCAGCTTGGCAAGACCATCCAGCGGCTGCGGAAGGCCTATAATCTCTCGCTGTCGGACCTCGCCGAACAGTCGGGCGTGGCCAAGTCCATCATCAGCCAGATCGAGCGCAACGAGACCAATCCGACGCTCGCCACCGTCTGGCGCCTGTCGCAGGCGCTGGATGTGACGGTGGAGCGGGTTTTGGCCTCCTCCGACGAGGCGCCCTTCGTCGAGAAGCTGACCCGCGCCGACACGCCCATGCTCCAGTCGGAGGACGGCCTGTGCCGCCTCGCCATCATCGGCTGGATCAAGACGGTGGAGTGGCTGCAATATTACGACTTCCACGCAGAGCCTGGCGGCGTCCTCGATTCCGAGGGGCATCAGCTCGGGTCCATCGAGTGCCTCTCCGTGCTGGAGGGCGAGCTTGAGGTGGAAGTGGGCGGCGTGATCGAGACCGCCAAGGCCGGTGAGACGCTGCGCTATCGCTGCGACCGCCAGCACGTCATCCGCAATGTCGGCGGCGGGCACGCCCATGCGCTGATGGTCTGCCTGCTCAAGGCAGCTGTGCTCGACTGA